The sequence CCCCGGGTGCCATAATCAAAAAAAACCCCAAGCCCCGGTCAGGGGCGGCACATAAAAAAAACGCCAATCAAAAGGCCGGGCTCTATTCTTAAAACCCGGCCTTTCATCAGTAATTTAAGATAATTTAGACCTATTTCTTCGCCCAGGCAGGCATTGCATTTAAGTAGTTTTCAGCCCTTTCCATAAAGTCAGGATTGCCTCCTTCAGGGGTAAATGACTTCAGCCAGTCTGCCACACCGGCCTTTACTTCTTCCTTCGCCTTTAAGTTCCCTTTCTCATCTACACACCATGTGCAGAACCCGGGTGCCCCTTCTTTTGCAACACTGCCGTCTAAAATAACGCCGCATGACTGACAAAATTTCATTTCCATTTTCTAATCTCCCTTTTTTGTTATGTGAAATTAACTTAGCCTCACATAACAAACATAAGCTAGTGCTGTGACAGCATCATGTCAGCATTGTACACAAGAGACATTTTTTTTATTTTTTCCCGGAGCTTTTCCTTTATATGCACGGGTTCCAGGACTTCTGCATACTCCCCAAAGCTCAAAATCGTCGTATATACCCATTCGTCCTCAGGAAATGTGACCGATGCAATAAAGCTCCCGTCATCAAGTGTCTTTACAATGCTTCCCTCAAAAAACTCTTCAACCTGAGGCCTCATTAGAGGAGAAAATTTCAGTGTAATATTAACCAGGTTCTTTGGCGGGGTCTGTGACTTCATAGCTTCATGGTAGGTGACATCTTTGCGCGTAAATCTTTCTGGCAGAACATCAATCCCTTCAATTCTTGAAAGTTTGAATATCCTGTAGTCACTGCGATTGCGGCAGAAGGCAAAGAGGTACCATGCATAACCCTTAAACACAAGCGTCATGGGTTCCACTATCCTTGTCATTGCCTCACCGCGTGTGTTTCTGTAAAAGAATTTTGTAACGCGGCTTTCAGAAATGGCGCACTGGAGGATTTTTATAAAATCTTTATACTTGTCCCTGAAACTCCATGGAATTAAATCGATGCAGAACTCCTCCGGCTGACGTTTTACATAATCAATTTTGTCTTTTGGTATCAGGTTCAGGATTTTCTCCGATACGGCCTCAAGATCCGTATTGCCGAGCGTCCTGTTTACGTTTCTTAAGGTGGAGATAATAGAGCCCATATCGTCAAGCGACAATACCTGTCCGTTTAAGCGGTAGTTCTCCATTATTCCAAGCCCGCCCTTGCTGCCCGGGAAAGATATAATTGGAATGCCCGCCATGTTAATCGCCTCAATATCGCGGTAGACTGTCCTTACCGAAACCTCAAAGCGCCTGGAGAGTTCCTTTGCCGTAATTTTGTTTCTGTTTAACAGCAGTACCACTATGCCGAGCATTCTGTCTATTCGCATATGTCAGTTCTCTTAAATATTCAGAAATAAATTAATAATTAATTACTGGAATTAAAACAGAAAGTAAAGCTATTCCCCGGAAAAACCGCTTGCTTAAGGCACTCTAAATTAATAGATTCCCATTGAACAATCCGGAGTAGTATTATGGAGGCACCGGTTCTAAGAGATCAAAGCGTATTCCCGACTGAAGAAATAATATTTTCTCAAATCGGGAAATCGGGCGTGCTTTGGAATGCCCTGTTCGAATATATCCACAAAACCTATCCCGACCTGGAAGAGCAGTGGCGGTATTACAAAGATGGGAAAAGCTGGCTTTTGAAGGTCATCCGAAAGACCAAAACCATCTTCTGGCTTTCAGTAATTGAAGGCACTTTCCGGGTAACCTTCTATTTTACCGACAGGGCCGAAGAGGCAATCTTAGAAAGCTCCATTTCCGAAGAATTAAAAAAGATGTTTACCGAAGGAAAACACTACAATAAAATCCGGGGCATTACAATAATCTTCAGCCGCAAAAAAGACGTTGAGGATGCAAAGGCATTAATTCAGATAAAGCTGACTGTGAAATAAAATCAGAACTGCCCACCCTTGAGCCTTTCGGGTCATGGGCGTTTGATCCTCCACTGCCTGAAAGTAGTTAGAACCTGGTTTCTTGAAAATCCGGCAAATGGCTTTGTTCATAAAGCCATTTATTTATTTTCATCGGTGAAATTGCTATTTTACTATAAAGTAAGTGGAGAATACATGTCACGCAGATTTAATATAATCATTGAAAATGACGAGTTCGGTTTTTATGGCTATTGTCCTGAACTGGAAGGCTGCCAGACGCAGGGCGGTACTCTGGATGAGACACTTCGTAATATGAAAGAGGCGATTGAACTATACCTGGAGACGCTTAGTGAGGAAGAGAAAGCTGGAATTTTAAGTAAAGACATCATTCTTGCCAGTTACGAGGTAAAAGTTGCCTAAGCAGCAGAGGTTAAATGCTCAGGAAGCAGAAAAACTGCTATTACAGGCAGGTTTTGTCCATATAAGATCAAAAGGGAGTCATAGAATCTATATCAAAGATAAGAAGCGAATTATAATCCCATTTCATGCCGCTCAAATACTACATCCCAAAATAGTAAGTCAGGTACTCAAGGCCATAGAAGAATAAATAGTAGGCGTATGTCTCAATCCCCTTATTAGAATAATAATCCCAAAAGCTTTCGTGATAACAGTCGGGTTCTCTGCCATTTAAAAAAGAAAAGAGACTGATTGGTGAAATGGGTTTCGGCCAGCCAATATACCTTTATTAGTATTTAAAATTAATAAACAATTAGAGGTGCACTATGAGGATCTCTATGGAACACGATCCTGACTATTGACCAATAACCCCGTTTAACAATAAGATCTTTCATTATAAATTGGTTTGAGAATCCGAAGCGAGGATCAGTATAGATAGGTCGAAAGGTCAATAAATATGTATTCGGAGGTAATTCCACTGCATACTTATCCGTTGAATCGGTCTTGGAAATAACATTATAGTCGTAATCTCGAAGCTGATAATGGGGATCTGAAAATTTATGTTCGTCAGTTGAATCAGCTTTAATAGCAACATGTATGGGGTTATTATTGATTTCGTAATAAATATGGGTTACTTCAATACGATTCTCAATAACAGGCACTATGGATTCAGTTGCCGTATATTTAGAGGCAACAGTATCCAGCGGATAAGCCCAGAAGGAGTAATTAAAATCCTGAACAACATTCACAGGATACTTTTCTCCGTAGTATCTGAATATAACACCGCTGCCGCCCGAATCCTTTGGCAGATATTCGGGTTCCCATGTTTTTGCATTATAAAGCCATGGTCTGTGATCCCGGGTTTCCTTGG comes from Ignavibacteria bacterium and encodes:
- a CDS encoding YafY family transcriptional regulator, whose product is MRIDRMLGIVVLLLNRNKITAKELSRRFEVSVRTVYRDIEAINMAGIPIISFPGSKGGLGIMENYRLNGQVLSLDDMGSIISTLRNVNRTLGNTDLEAVSEKILNLIPKDKIDYVKRQPEEFCIDLIPWSFRDKYKDFIKILQCAISESRVTKFFYRNTRGEAMTRIVEPMTLVFKGYAWYLFAFCRNRSDYRIFKLSRIEGIDVLPERFTRKDVTYHEAMKSQTPPKNLVNITLKFSPLMRPQVEEFFEGSIVKTLDDGSFIASVTFPEDEWVYTTILSFGEYAEVLEPVHIKEKLREKIKKMSLVYNADMMLSQH
- a CDS encoding DUF3788 domain-containing protein, whose translation is MEAPVLRDQSVFPTEEIIFSQIGKSGVLWNALFEYIHKTYPDLEEQWRYYKDGKSWLLKVIRKTKTIFWLSVIEGTFRVTFYFTDRAEEAILESSISEELKKMFTEGKHYNKIRGITIIFSRKKDVEDAKALIQIKLTVK
- a CDS encoding type II toxin-antitoxin system HicB family antitoxin translates to MSRRFNIIIENDEFGFYGYCPELEGCQTQGGTLDETLRNMKEAIELYLETLSEEEKAGILSKDIILASYEVKVA
- a CDS encoding addiction module toxin, HicA family; the encoded protein is MPKQQRLNAQEAEKLLLQAGFVHIRSKGSHRIYIKDKKRIIIPFHAAQILHPKIVSQVLKAIEE